The DNA region TCCCGGCGTCACCCCCTCTCAAGAAATGGGTACATCGTGTTCAAGAAGATCGCTACCGTCGTCGCCGCGACCGGCGCTGCGCTGCTCGCCGGCCTGGCCACCGCGGGCACCGCCGCCGCCACGCCCCCGCACCACCCGGGTTCGGACCACCACCACGGCGACTACACCATCAGCATCCTCGGCAACTCCTGCGTCGCCCCGTGGCAGTGGAACGGCCCGATCGAGGCAGGCACTGTCGGACACGGTGCGGGCTACGCCGCGTGCAACGGCAACTCGACCAACTCCAACGACTCACACGGCTACACGCTGAGCGTCCTCGACAACGCCTGCGTCGCGCCGTGGCAGTGGAACGGCCCGATCGAGACGCTGACCGCCGGTCACTGGGTCGAGTACGCCGCCTGCAACGACAACAGCGCGAACGGCTGATCCAAGCCCCACGATTCTCGCCCCCGGTGCCCACGAGGCACCGGGGGCGAGTTCGTCTCTGGGCAAAAGCCAGCCTTGCGCTGCGGTTGCGGGGTGCTCGATAGAAACCAACGAGACGTGTTCGGGAGGTGGTGGCCCCCGCGCCACCCAGGGAGGGAGGCGTTGGCATTGCCTGGAACCGCTGTGGCCTTGGCCGAGACCCACATTGTCCGAATCGACCCGCGGACGCGCCCGCTGTCGCTGATCTCGGGCCCGGTGGTGTCGCTGACCATCGCCCGGCTGAAGGTCCATGGCTCGCCCCGCAGCCTCGGCCTGGACGCCGACCATGTCCACACCCTCGCCGAGTCCCTCGACGCGCTGCCGCCGATCGTGGTGCACCGCGGGTCCATGCGGGTGATCGACGGGGCGCACCGGGTGCGGGCGGCGCAGTCGCTCGGCCGCACCGAGATCGCCGCGCGGTTCTTCGACGGTGACGACGCCGACGCGTTCGTGCTGGCTGTGCGCTCCAACGTCACCCACGGCCTGCCGCTGTCGCTGGCCGACCGCAAGGCCGCGGCGACCGACATCCTGGAGTCGCACCCGCAATGGTCGGACCGGATGATCGCGCGGGTCACCGGACTGTCCCCGAAGACCGTGGCCCGGTGCCGGGGCTGCGCGCCCGAGCAGCGCATCGGCCAGGACGGGCGGGTGCGGCCCACCAACAGCCTGGAGAAACGCCGGATCGCCCGCGACCTGATGCGCGACGACCCGACCCTGTCGCTGCGCCAGGTCGCGCGCTCCGCGGGCATCTCCCCGGAGACCGTCCGCGCGGTGCGCACCCGGATGCTGCGCGGCGAGGACCCGGTCCGGCTGGCCCGCGCCGAACCCACGCCCGCGCCGGTCCCCGAGCAGCCGCAGCCGGACTGGCCGTCGGTGCTGCACCGGCTGCGCACCGACCCGTCGATCCGCTTCACCGAGAACGGGCGCGCGCTGCTGCGGCTGATGGACGCGCACGCGGTGAACAACGGCCGCCTGGACACCATCGCCGAGAACGTCCCACCGCACTGCAGGCAGCTCATCGCGCAGGTGGCCGTCGAGTTCGCCCAGGCGTGGCACCGCTTCGCCGAGCAACTCGAGCGCGTCCCCGTGACCCAGTGATGGAGAAGACGACAGTGGTAGGCATTCCCACGATCGCGCCGTATTCGATGCCCGCGTCCGCCGAGTTGCCCGGCAACACCGCGAACTGGGTGACCGACCCCAGCCGCGCGGTGCTGCTTATCCACGACATGCAGCGCTTCTTCCTGCGGCCCCTGCCCGACAGCGTGCGGGAGCCCCTGGTGGCGAACACCGCCGCACTGCGCGAGCGCTGTCGTGAACTGGGTGTTCCCGTCGGGTACACCGCGCAGCCGGGCGGGATGACCGACGAGCAGCGGGGCCTGCTGAAGGACTTCTGGGGGCCGGGGATGCGGGTGGACCCGGCCGACCGGGAGATGGTGGAGCCGCTGACCCCGGACCCGGCGGACTGGGTGTTCACCAAGTGGCGCTACAGCGCTTTCTTCCGGTCCGACCTGCTGGAGCGGATGCGCGGACTCGGCCGAGACCAGCTGATCATCTGCGGGGTCTACGCCCATGTCGGTGTCCTGATGAGCGCGGTCGAGGCGTTCACCAACGACATCGAGACCTTCGTGGTGGCCGACGCGGTCGCCGACTTCTCCGCCGACCACCACCGGCTCGCCATCGAGTACGCGGCCCAGCGCTGCGCGGTCGTGGTCACCGCCGACGAGGTCTTCCCGTGAGTCCCCTGGCGAAGGTGCTGTCGGCGGACCCGCCACCGTTCGCCCTGCTGCGTCGCTCCCCCGGCCAGGTCGACGTGCTGATCGGCGAGGTGTCGACGCCGCCGACCCTGGCCGACGTGCCGCTCGGGCCGGAGGTGCTGGTGGTCGTCCCGTACCGGCAGATCGCCGAACGCGGCTTCGACACCGTCGATGACGGCGCCCCGCTCATCGCCCTGCGGGTGACCGAGCGGGCAACGGTGGCGCTGGCCGACGTGCTGGGCGCGGTGGCGAACCGGCCGATCCGGCTGGTGGACGGCCACTTCGACGTGTCGGACGAGGACTACGCGGCGACCGTGCGCGCGATC from Alloactinosynnema sp. L-07 includes:
- a CDS encoding ParB N-terminal domain-containing protein, encoding MALPGTAVALAETHIVRIDPRTRPLSLISGPVVSLTIARLKVHGSPRSLGLDADHVHTLAESLDALPPIVVHRGSMRVIDGAHRVRAAQSLGRTEIAARFFDGDDADAFVLAVRSNVTHGLPLSLADRKAAATDILESHPQWSDRMIARVTGLSPKTVARCRGCAPEQRIGQDGRVRPTNSLEKRRIARDLMRDDPTLSLRQVARSAGISPETVRAVRTRMLRGEDPVRLARAEPTPAPVPEQPQPDWPSVLHRLRTDPSIRFTENGRALLRLMDAHAVNNGRLDTIAENVPPHCRQLIAQVAVEFAQAWHRFAEQLERVPVTQ
- a CDS encoding isochorismatase family protein — translated: MEKTTVVGIPTIAPYSMPASAELPGNTANWVTDPSRAVLLIHDMQRFFLRPLPDSVREPLVANTAALRERCRELGVPVGYTAQPGGMTDEQRGLLKDFWGPGMRVDPADREMVEPLTPDPADWVFTKWRYSAFFRSDLLERMRGLGRDQLIICGVYAHVGVLMSAVEAFTNDIETFVVADAVADFSADHHRLAIEYAAQRCAVVVTADEVFP